The following coding sequences lie in one Microvirga sp. 17 mud 1-3 genomic window:
- a CDS encoding ABC transporter ATP-binding protein, translating into MARIALDHLAHSYRPDPRGPQDYALKEIDHVWEQGGAYALLGPSGCGKTTLLNIISGLVHPTRGRIRFDERDVTDLPTEARNIAQVFQFPVVYDTMTVRENLAFPLKNRGAPRDMTAARVDEIARLLDLTRVLDRKASNLTADMKQKISLGRGLVRPDVAAILFDEPLTVIDPHLKWQLRSTLKEIHRALDITMIYVTHDQTEALTFADKVVVMHDGAVVQTGTPEELFERPAHTFVGHFIGSPGMNILPCRVEGATAYVGDEPVALRRAYPGLSRTGRIELGIRPEFVSLQPKGAGLPVRLRRIDDIGRARIARVEMAGRPLAASVPDDVSVTGDEAALTLDPRHIHIYADGHLVAGEPAEGGAA; encoded by the coding sequence TTGGCTCGCATCGCCCTCGACCATCTCGCTCACTCCTACCGCCCGGATCCGCGCGGGCCTCAGGACTACGCCCTTAAGGAAATCGACCATGTCTGGGAGCAGGGCGGTGCCTATGCGCTGCTCGGCCCCTCGGGCTGCGGCAAGACGACCTTGCTCAACATCATCTCGGGGCTGGTGCACCCGACGCGCGGCCGCATCCGCTTCGACGAGCGGGATGTGACCGACCTGCCGACGGAAGCGCGCAACATCGCGCAGGTGTTTCAGTTCCCGGTCGTCTACGACACCATGACGGTGCGCGAGAACCTGGCCTTCCCGCTGAAAAACCGCGGCGCTCCGCGGGACATGACCGCGGCCCGCGTCGACGAGATCGCACGGCTTCTCGACCTGACCCGCGTGCTCGACCGCAAGGCCAGCAATCTCACGGCCGACATGAAGCAGAAGATCTCCCTGGGGCGCGGCCTCGTGCGGCCCGATGTGGCGGCGATCCTCTTCGACGAGCCGCTGACGGTGATCGATCCGCATCTCAAGTGGCAGTTGCGCTCGACCCTGAAGGAGATCCACCGGGCGCTGGACATCACCATGATCTATGTGACGCACGACCAGACGGAGGCCCTGACCTTCGCCGACAAGGTCGTCGTCATGCATGACGGCGCCGTCGTGCAGACCGGAACGCCGGAAGAGCTCTTCGAGCGGCCTGCTCACACCTTCGTGGGCCATTTCATCGGCTCGCCGGGCATGAACATCCTGCCGTGTCGGGTCGAGGGCGCGACCGCCTATGTGGGCGACGAGCCCGTAGCCCTCCGGCGGGCCTATCCGGGCCTGTCCCGAACAGGACGGATCGAGCTCGGCATCCGGCCCGAATTCGTCTCGCTGCAGCCGAAGGGTGCGGGCCTGCCGGTGCGGCTGCGGCGCATCGACGATATCGGCCGCGCCCGCATCGCCCGGGTCGAGATGGCCGGGCGTCCGCTCGCCGCAAGCGTGCCGGACGATGTGTCCGTGACGGGCGACGAGGCCGCGCTCACGCTCGATCCGCGCCATATCCACATTTACGCGGACGGCCACCTCGTCGCGGGTGAGCCGGCCGAGGGAGGCGCCGCATGA
- a CDS encoding NAD(P)/FAD-dependent oxidoreductase produces MHVTRRSLLAGAVSLPFVRRALAADTDVLVVGAGAAGLAAAKALRRAQLSVTVLEARSRIGGRAYTDRTLGPFFDAGAHYIHWAERNPWRQIAQDLNVSLDVEATGGGFRVFHDGVPLPETERRRRRAAYRDLENLLEATGSVDASFADTVQGRAPELAAAAGGITLFALGEEPGRVSVQDYDQLWSGDDLIPSGGYGALVALYGADVPVRLNVPVTALHLDHGRAAAQTPHGALTARAVIVTVPVGVLQAGALRFVPGLPDETATALSGLHMGALTKIALHVDRAQFGAVEATDLTDIRADGEAMSFEFWPDGQDIALAYLGGDYARELCAAGEQAATDYAVERLATMVGGRIRGAVRGGRLTGWWNDPYAHGSYSIAKPGHLAARQALRMPIAERIWLAGEASAGGGAMTVGGAFLEGERAAAEVARSLQRS; encoded by the coding sequence ATGCATGTTACCCGTCGCAGTCTTCTCGCCGGCGCCGTCTCGCTCCCCTTCGTGCGGCGGGCCTTGGCTGCGGATACGGATGTCCTGGTGGTCGGCGCGGGCGCGGCTGGGCTTGCAGCCGCCAAGGCCCTGCGCCGGGCCCAATTGTCCGTCACGGTTCTCGAGGCCCGCAGCCGGATCGGCGGGCGGGCCTATACGGATCGGACCCTTGGCCCGTTCTTCGATGCGGGCGCCCATTACATCCATTGGGCTGAGCGCAACCCCTGGCGCCAGATCGCGCAGGATCTGAACGTGTCCCTCGACGTGGAGGCCACAGGCGGAGGCTTCCGGGTCTTCCACGACGGGGTGCCCTTGCCCGAGACCGAGCGCCGGAGGCGCCGTGCTGCCTATCGGGACCTGGAAAACCTGCTGGAAGCAACGGGATCCGTCGATGCCTCGTTCGCCGACACCGTGCAGGGAAGGGCGCCTGAGCTCGCTGCGGCGGCCGGGGGCATTACGCTCTTCGCCCTCGGCGAGGAGCCGGGTCGTGTCTCCGTGCAGGATTACGACCAGCTCTGGAGCGGTGATGACCTCATTCCCTCCGGCGGCTACGGCGCGCTGGTGGCGCTCTACGGGGCGGACGTTCCGGTGCGCCTGAACGTGCCGGTGACGGCGCTGCACCTGGACCATGGGCGCGCCGCGGCACAGACACCGCATGGTGCTTTGACGGCCCGGGCCGTTATCGTCACGGTGCCCGTAGGCGTGCTTCAGGCCGGAGCTTTGCGTTTCGTGCCGGGCCTGCCGGACGAAACCGCAACTGCGCTGTCAGGGCTCCATATGGGAGCGCTCACCAAGATCGCCCTGCATGTCGACCGGGCGCAGTTCGGCGCCGTCGAGGCGACGGACCTCACCGATATCCGGGCGGACGGGGAGGCCATGAGTTTCGAGTTCTGGCCCGACGGGCAGGACATCGCCCTCGCTTATCTCGGCGGAGATTATGCTCGCGAGCTCTGCGCCGCAGGGGAGCAGGCCGCGACGGATTACGCGGTCGAGCGCCTTGCCACCATGGTCGGCGGCCGCATTCGCGGCGCCGTCAGGGGCGGGCGCCTCACCGGGTGGTGGAACGACCCTTATGCCCACGGCTCCTATTCCATCGCGAAGCCCGGCCATCTCGCGGCGCGTCAGGCGCTGCGGATGCCGATCGCGGAGCGGATCTGGTTGGCCGGCGAGGCGAGCGCCGGTGGCGGCGCCATGACGGTGGGCGGCGCCTTCCTTGAAGGCGAGCGGGCGGCCGCGGAAGTCGCCCGGTCTCTGCAGCGCTCCTGA
- a CDS encoding MarR family winged helix-turn-helix transcriptional regulator: METSRADTRVTFIDELTKVSRKLRTAFDAQVKARELTMARARTLLRLLRHDGITQTELAFELEIEGPTLVRLLDHLETQRLIERRPVEGDRRAKRVALTKEGRAQAGLVSGLADDIRETVLTDVAEDDLQTAIRVFRAMSRNIEAIA, from the coding sequence ATGGAAACCTCCCGTGCGGATACCCGCGTCACGTTCATCGATGAGCTCACGAAGGTCAGCCGCAAGCTGCGCACGGCCTTCGACGCCCAGGTGAAGGCCCGGGAGCTGACCATGGCGCGCGCCCGCACGCTGCTGCGCCTGCTCCGGCACGACGGCATCACTCAGACGGAGCTCGCATTCGAGCTTGAGATCGAGGGTCCGACCCTGGTCCGTCTCCTCGACCATCTCGAGACCCAGCGGTTGATCGAACGTCGGCCGGTGGAGGGGGACCGTCGCGCAAAACGGGTCGCCCTGACCAAGGAGGGCCGGGCTCAGGCAGGCCTCGTCAGCGGCCTCGCGGATGACATACGGGAAACCGTTCTGACCGATGTGGCGGAGGATGACCTGCAGACGGCGATCCGGGTCTTCCGTGCCATGTCCCGCAACATCGAGGCGATCGCATGA
- a CDS encoding peptide deformylase produces MAVRPLVYYPDPRLRIPAEPVTTFDAALGDLAGDLVDTMRAAPGVGITAPHVGIPLRLVVIALKGDAEPRIYANPRILEVSEDRIRHMEGSVSMPGVTDEIERPARVRVAFQDLQGQAREEEAEGFLAVCLQHEIDQLDGIFWLDRLSRLRRDRAIKRYGKLSRHRNAAPAHSSA; encoded by the coding sequence TTGGCGGTCAGGCCCCTTGTCTATTATCCGGATCCCCGCCTGCGCATCCCGGCCGAACCGGTGACGACATTCGATGCCGCCCTAGGCGATCTGGCAGGTGATCTGGTGGACACGATGCGTGCGGCGCCGGGCGTCGGCATCACGGCCCCGCATGTAGGCATTCCCTTGAGGCTGGTGGTCATTGCGCTCAAGGGCGATGCGGAACCGAGGATCTATGCCAATCCGCGCATCCTTGAGGTTTCTGAGGATAGAATCCGGCACATGGAAGGCAGCGTCTCCATGCCGGGCGTGACCGACGAGATCGAACGGCCCGCGCGGGTGCGGGTCGCATTCCAGGACCTTCAAGGCCAAGCGCGGGAGGAGGAGGCAGAAGGCTTCCTGGCCGTGTGCCTGCAGCACGAGATCGACCAGCTCGACGGGATCTTCTGGCTCGACCGGTTGTCACGGCTCAGGCGCGACCGGGCGATCAAGCGGTACGGCAAGCTGAGCCGGCACAGAAACGCGGCGCCGGCTCACTCCTCGGCTTAG
- a CDS encoding isocitrate lyase/phosphoenolpyruvate mutase family protein, whose protein sequence is MPARPDAATAFHRLHQGPELLILANAWDAGTARLMESLGSRAIATTSAGVAWAHGYADGDTLPVDLLVGTVAAIARTVAIPVTTDMEGGYSDRPEEVGELAARLIDAGASGINIEDGSASPDLLCAKIEAIRQVAERTGVNLFINARTDVFLRGLAPQEARVDETLTRASRYRDAGASGIFVPAATAPDDIRRIATGTDLPLNVMARPGLPAAAELARLGARRLSAGSALSEALLNRLSDLAKAFLEAGDSDLICSAAGSYGSLNALMKKRA, encoded by the coding sequence ATGCCCGCACGGCCCGACGCCGCAACCGCCTTTCATCGCCTGCACCAGGGCCCCGAGCTTCTGATCCTTGCCAATGCCTGGGATGCCGGCACCGCGCGCCTGATGGAGAGCCTGGGCAGCCGGGCCATAGCGACGACGAGCGCCGGCGTCGCCTGGGCCCACGGCTATGCGGATGGGGACACGTTGCCGGTCGATCTCCTCGTGGGAACGGTGGCGGCCATCGCCCGCACTGTCGCGATCCCGGTCACCACCGACATGGAAGGCGGCTATTCCGATCGGCCGGAGGAAGTCGGCGAGCTCGCTGCGCGCCTCATCGATGCGGGTGCAAGCGGCATCAATATCGAGGACGGATCGGCTTCGCCCGACCTGCTTTGCGCCAAGATCGAGGCAATCCGGCAGGTTGCAGAGAGGACCGGCGTCAACCTCTTCATCAATGCGCGGACCGACGTCTTCCTGCGCGGTCTCGCCCCGCAGGAGGCGCGCGTGGACGAGACGCTCACCCGCGCCAGCCGCTACCGCGATGCCGGTGCGAGCGGAATCTTCGTTCCGGCCGCGACGGCGCCGGACGACATCCGCCGCATCGCGACCGGCACCGACCTGCCGCTCAATGTGATGGCCCGTCCCGGTTTGCCCGCAGCCGCGGAATTGGCTCGGCTCGGGGCACGTCGTCTCAGCGCCGGTTCCGCGCTGTCCGAAGCGCTGCTGAACCGGCTCTCGGATCTCGCGAAGGCTTTCCTCGAGGCGGGAGATTCCGACCTCATCTGCAGTGCGGCCGGTTCCTACGGAAGCCTTAACGCCCTCATGAAAAAGCGCGCCTGA
- a CDS encoding MFS transporter: MLAGALLALTQGLGMNLVSANLLQIQGSLGATTNEATWLMAAYMAPNVSLSLLLIKIRAQYGLRNFAELSIVGFVLVSLMHLFVNDLQSAVVVRFFSGIAASPMSSLGFLYTLESFPPQKKMNVGLCLALTNIALAMPIARLVSPFLLEFGQWHGLYLMEIALALMSFAAVYLLPLTPPPRAKVIERLDVISYLLLAVGFGSLAIVLTLGRLYWWFEAPWIGVLLAAAIASLTAMATIELNRKNPLIDVRWLTSREVLHFTGALLVFRIVLAEQSSGAFSFFQVLGLQNEQLANLAWIILAASIAGGVICAVLMKPGREPHIHALSLCLIALGAYWDSLATNLTRPAEMYASQAMIAFASALFLPPALAGGMMSALKKGPNYILSFIVVFLLTQSLGGLFGSAVFGTFVTWREKVHSHALVQHITLLDPLVAQRTSQLGGAYARVLTDSALRNAEGLALLSQQATREANVLAYNDAFLLVAVIAAFALMALLAHVAFTAIASRIAPQPATT, translated from the coding sequence ATGCTGGCCGGAGCGCTGCTTGCGCTCACGCAGGGGCTCGGCATGAACCTCGTGTCGGCGAACCTCCTGCAGATCCAGGGATCCCTCGGGGCGACAACCAACGAGGCCACTTGGCTGATGGCGGCCTACATGGCGCCCAATGTCAGCCTCTCGCTGCTGCTCATCAAGATCCGGGCGCAATACGGCCTGCGCAACTTCGCGGAACTCTCCATCGTGGGTTTCGTGCTGGTGTCGCTCATGCATCTTTTCGTGAACGACCTTCAATCCGCCGTCGTCGTGCGCTTCTTCAGCGGGATCGCGGCCTCGCCCATGTCGTCGCTAGGCTTTCTCTACACGCTCGAATCGTTCCCGCCTCAGAAGAAGATGAATGTCGGCCTGTGCCTTGCGCTGACGAACATCGCGCTCGCCATGCCGATCGCGCGGCTCGTCTCGCCCTTCCTTCTGGAATTCGGCCAGTGGCATGGGCTCTATCTCATGGAAATCGCGCTGGCGCTCATGAGCTTCGCGGCCGTGTACCTCCTGCCGCTTACGCCGCCGCCGCGCGCCAAGGTGATCGAGCGCCTCGACGTTATCAGCTACCTGCTGCTGGCCGTGGGCTTCGGCTCGCTCGCCATCGTGCTCACCCTCGGGCGTCTCTACTGGTGGTTCGAGGCGCCGTGGATCGGCGTTCTGCTGGCGGCCGCCATCGCGTCGCTGACCGCCATGGCGACGATCGAGCTCAACCGGAAGAACCCGCTGATCGACGTGCGCTGGCTTACCAGCCGGGAGGTGCTTCACTTCACCGGCGCCCTGCTCGTATTTCGCATCGTGCTGGCAGAACAATCGAGCGGCGCGTTCAGCTTCTTCCAGGTGCTTGGCCTGCAGAACGAGCAGCTCGCCAACCTCGCCTGGATCATCCTGGCCGCGAGCATCGCCGGAGGGGTGATTTGCGCCGTGCTGATGAAGCCTGGGCGGGAGCCGCATATCCATGCGCTCTCCTTATGCCTCATCGCCCTCGGAGCCTACTGGGACAGCCTGGCCACGAACCTTACGCGGCCAGCAGAGATGTATGCGAGCCAGGCGATGATCGCCTTTGCGAGCGCTCTCTTTCTACCGCCTGCCCTCGCCGGAGGCATGATGTCCGCCCTGAAAAAGGGGCCGAACTACATCCTGAGCTTCATCGTGGTGTTCCTGCTCACGCAGAGCCTCGGCGGACTCTTCGGTTCGGCCGTGTTCGGCACCTTCGTGACCTGGCGCGAGAAGGTGCATTCCCACGCCCTCGTGCAGCACATCACCCTCCTCGACCCGCTGGTGGCCCAGCGCACGAGCCAGCTCGGCGGTGCCTATGCGCGCGTCCTCACCGACTCGGCCCTGCGCAACGCGGAGGGTCTCGCGCTCCTAAGCCAGCAGGCGACCCGCGAAGCGAACGTGCTGGCCTACAACGACGCCTTTCTTCTCGTCGCGGTCATCGCAGCCTTCGCGCTCATGGCCCTTCTCGCTCACGTGGCCTTCACGGCCATCGCGTCCCGCATCGCCCCTCAACCTGCCACAACCTGA
- a CDS encoding M10 family metallopeptidase: MTGTISVQRTGNQDIDALLSGQMWNTQNLTYSFPTKASYYGSGYGQGEPQDGFAPLNAQQIAAAHAVLGAIAAVADVTFTEMQETSTAHATLRLASSAMPSSAWTYTPADYQEAGDTWFGTSKGWYDAPDPGNYGFYTMLHELGHSLGLKHGNEAGGYGALPYAHDSMEYSVMTYRSYVGAAGQYVENETWGYAQSLMMDDIAALQHMYGANFSTHDGNTVYRFDPATGQAFVDGQGQDAPGANRIFLTIWDGGGTDTYDFSNYATGLSVDLRPGAWSTLSKAQLAQLGSGHMAQGNVANALLYEGDPRSLIENAIGGAGNDTMTGNAAANTLKGGAGSDRLSGLDGNDVLIGGSGNDILTGGAGADAFRFDTPLSRSTNLDRITDFNPADDTIMLDHTIFGAAGTAGFLPAAEFWTGTRAHDGSDRIVYDASTGLISYDPDGTGRAAAVQFAQVNKGLKLTAGDFLLV, from the coding sequence ATGACGGGCACAATTTCGGTCCAGCGCACCGGCAACCAGGATATCGACGCCCTGCTCTCAGGGCAGATGTGGAACACCCAGAACCTCACCTACAGTTTTCCGACAAAGGCCTCCTATTACGGCTCCGGCTACGGCCAGGGCGAGCCGCAGGACGGCTTCGCGCCACTTAATGCTCAGCAGATCGCCGCTGCTCATGCGGTTCTCGGCGCAATTGCGGCCGTTGCGGATGTGACCTTCACCGAAATGCAGGAGACGTCCACGGCGCACGCGACCCTGCGTCTTGCCTCGTCGGCCATGCCTTCCTCCGCTTGGACCTATACGCCGGCCGATTATCAGGAGGCGGGCGATACCTGGTTCGGCACCTCGAAGGGCTGGTACGACGCGCCGGATCCCGGGAATTACGGCTTCTACACCATGCTGCACGAGCTCGGGCATTCGCTCGGGCTGAAGCACGGCAACGAGGCCGGCGGCTACGGCGCGCTGCCCTATGCGCACGATTCCATGGAATATTCGGTGATGACCTACCGCTCCTATGTGGGCGCGGCCGGGCAATATGTGGAGAACGAGACCTGGGGCTACGCCCAGTCGCTGATGATGGACGACATCGCGGCCCTGCAACACATGTACGGCGCGAATTTCTCCACCCATGACGGCAACACGGTCTACCGCTTCGATCCGGCGACGGGCCAGGCCTTCGTGGACGGGCAGGGGCAGGATGCACCGGGCGCCAACCGCATTTTTCTGACGATCTGGGATGGCGGCGGCACCGACACCTATGACTTCTCCAACTACGCCACCGGCCTTTCGGTCGATCTGCGGCCCGGCGCCTGGTCCACCCTGTCGAAGGCCCAGCTGGCGCAACTCGGCAGCGGCCACATGGCCCAGGGCAATGTGGCGAATGCGCTGCTGTACGAGGGCGACCCGCGCTCGCTGATCGAGAACGCCATCGGCGGAGCGGGCAACGACACGATGACCGGCAATGCGGCCGCCAATACCCTGAAAGGCGGCGCGGGCAGCGACCGCCTCAGCGGTCTCGACGGCAACGACGTTTTGATCGGGGGCAGCGGCAACGACATTCTCACGGGCGGCGCCGGCGCGGACGCGTTCCGGTTCGACACGCCGCTCAGCCGGAGCACCAATCTGGACCGGATCACGGACTTCAACCCAGCAGACGACACGATCATGCTCGACCACACGATCTTCGGCGCAGCCGGAACGGCGGGCTTCCTGCCTGCGGCGGAGTTCTGGACCGGGACCCGGGCGCATGACGGGTCCGACCGTATCGTCTACGACGCCTCGACGGGTCTCATCTCCTACGATCCTGACGGCACTGGCCGCGCGGCGGCGGTGCAGTTCGCACAGGTGAACAAGGGCCTCAAGCTGACAGCCGGCGATTTCCTGCTCGTGTGA
- a CDS encoding DUF3297 family protein: MTETPPDRLSNNPDSPYYDAAILERGIGIRFKGVEKTNVEEYCVSEGWIRVAAGNSRDRHGNPLTIKLKGPVEPYFRDV, from the coding sequence ATGACCGAGACCCCTCCCGATCGCCTCTCCAACAACCCTGACAGCCCCTATTACGATGCCGCGATCCTGGAGCGGGGTATCGGCATCCGCTTCAAGGGCGTCGAGAAGACCAATGTGGAGGAATACTGCGTCAGCGAGGGCTGGATCCGCGTTGCTGCGGGCAACAGCAGGGATCGTCACGGCAACCCGCTGACGATCAAGCTCAAGGGGCCCGTGGAGCCCTATTTCCGGGACGTGTGA
- a CDS encoding DNA-3-methyladenine glycosylase 2 family protein — MTNLDPAACYRALQSRDRRFDGRLFVGVTSTGIYCRPICPASTAKFENCRFYPSAAAAQEAGFRPCLRCRPETAPDLGSWRGTSNTVSRGLALIAEGALDGEEASVEALASRLGIGERQLRRLFQEHLGVSPLAVAQTRRILFAKQLIHDTRLPMSEIALAAGFGSVRRFNETFQALYRRPPSAIRKRSVNALPEGSAATTGVTVRLRYRAPYDWDAMLAFLKARAIDGVERVEGGVYRRTVLHEGMTGTVAVSHLAEKESLEAVIRFPGVQALPSIVARVRRVFDLGADVMTVTSHLAQDPQLAPLVTARPGLRVPGGWDGFEVAMRAILGQQVSVEAGRQLGSRLTRICGTPFPESQAQNDDLTLAFPTAAQVLAADISSLGMPNARKAALKAVAEAAVAEPDLFRPLGTVEETVARLSAIRGIGEWTAHYIALRAVREPDAFPASDIGLLRGAAGRDGARPSPAELQKRAEAWRPWRAYAAQHLWAADEKSA; from the coding sequence ATGACGAATCTTGACCCCGCCGCCTGCTACAGAGCCCTGCAATCCCGCGACCGGCGCTTCGACGGGCGCCTCTTCGTGGGTGTCACGTCCACGGGGATCTATTGCCGCCCCATCTGCCCGGCGAGCACGGCCAAGTTCGAGAATTGCCGGTTCTATCCCTCGGCAGCCGCCGCCCAGGAGGCGGGCTTTCGCCCCTGCCTGCGCTGCCGGCCCGAGACTGCGCCCGATCTCGGGTCCTGGCGCGGCACCTCGAATACGGTCTCGCGGGGGCTCGCCCTCATCGCGGAAGGTGCCCTCGACGGCGAGGAGGCGAGCGTCGAGGCGCTGGCCTCGCGGCTTGGCATCGGTGAGCGCCAGCTGCGCCGCCTCTTCCAGGAACATCTGGGCGTCTCGCCCCTCGCGGTCGCGCAGACCCGGCGCATTCTCTTCGCCAAGCAGCTAATCCACGACACACGCCTGCCCATGTCCGAGATCGCGCTGGCCGCGGGCTTCGGCAGCGTGCGCCGTTTCAACGAGACCTTCCAGGCGCTCTACCGCCGGCCGCCGAGCGCGATCCGCAAGCGCAGTGTGAACGCGCTGCCCGAAGGATCAGCCGCGACCACGGGCGTGACCGTCCGGCTGCGCTACCGGGCCCCTTACGACTGGGACGCCATGCTGGCCTTCCTCAAGGCTCGTGCCATCGACGGGGTGGAACGGGTCGAGGGGGGCGTCTATCGCAGGACGGTCCTGCACGAGGGCATGACCGGCACGGTGGCAGTGTCCCATCTGGCCGAGAAGGAGAGCCTGGAGGCGGTCATCCGCTTCCCCGGCGTCCAGGCCCTGCCGTCCATCGTGGCGCGCGTGCGGCGCGTCTTCGATCTCGGCGCCGACGTGATGACCGTAACGAGCCACCTGGCGCAGGATCCGCAGCTCGCCCCTCTCGTCACCGCGCGGCCGGGCCTGCGCGTCCCGGGCGGCTGGGACGGGTTCGAGGTCGCCATGCGGGCGATCCTCGGCCAACAGGTTTCCGTTGAGGCAGGCCGACAGCTCGGCAGCAGGCTCACGCGGATCTGCGGCACGCCGTTTCCGGAAAGCCAGGCCCAGAACGACGACCTCACCCTCGCATTCCCGACCGCCGCCCAGGTGTTGGCTGCGGATATCAGCTCCCTCGGCATGCCCAACGCCCGCAAAGCCGCCCTGAAGGCGGTAGCGGAGGCCGCGGTGGCGGAGCCGGACCTGTTCCGGCCGCTCGGCACCGTGGAGGAGACGGTCGCGCGGCTCAGCGCCATCCGCGGCATCGGCGAATGGACGGCCCATTACATCGCCCTGCGGGCCGTGCGGGAGCCGGATGCCTTTCCGGCCAGCGATATCGGCCTGCTGCGCGGCGCTGCCGGGCGGGACGGCGCCCGCCCCTCCCCGGCGGAGCTGCAGAAGCGCGCCGAGGCTTGGCGCCCCTGGCGCGCCTATGCGGCGCAGCACCTCTGGGCGGCCGACGAGAAGAGCGCCTGA
- a CDS encoding ABC transporter ATP-binding protein, protein MALVLDRVGKTVGTQIHVADVSLSLERGSLNVLLGATLAGKTSLMRLMAGLDAPTQGRVIVDGKDVTGWPVQRRSVAMVYQQFINYPSFSVYENIASPLRVAGLPRSEIESRVQEAARLLKLEPYLDRKPLSLSGGQQQRTAIARALVKRADLVLLDEPLANLDYKLREELREELPRVFAASGAVFVYATTEPSEALLLGGNTATLFEGRVTQFGPTPQVYRRPQDLITARVFSDPPLNMLGARVAGGAVALDTGGEIRATGAFAQVPDGRYTVGFRAHHLGLERVSDDAVPIPAIVAVVEITGSESFIHLEAGRHRFVALVPGVKRLDPGASVTAYLDPRHLFLFDEAGRLASADAAQQAA, encoded by the coding sequence ATGGCGCTCGTTCTCGATAGGGTCGGAAAAACGGTCGGCACGCAGATACACGTCGCGGACGTGTCCCTCTCCCTGGAGCGCGGCTCCCTCAATGTGCTCCTCGGAGCGACGCTTGCCGGCAAGACGTCGCTCATGCGGCTGATGGCGGGCCTCGATGCGCCGACGCAAGGCCGGGTCATTGTCGACGGAAAGGACGTGACGGGCTGGCCCGTGCAGCGCCGCAGCGTCGCGATGGTCTATCAGCAATTCATCAATTACCCGTCCTTCTCGGTCTACGAGAACATCGCCTCGCCCCTGCGGGTGGCGGGTCTTCCGAGGAGCGAAATCGAGAGCCGCGTGCAGGAGGCCGCGCGTCTCCTCAAGCTCGAGCCCTATCTCGACCGCAAGCCGCTCAGTCTCTCGGGCGGCCAGCAGCAGCGGACCGCCATCGCCCGGGCCCTGGTGAAGCGCGCCGATCTCGTCCTGCTCGACGAGCCCCTCGCCAATCTCGATTACAAGCTGCGCGAGGAGTTGCGGGAGGAGCTGCCGCGAGTCTTCGCCGCGTCGGGCGCGGTCTTCGTCTACGCCACCACGGAACCCTCCGAGGCCCTGCTCCTCGGTGGCAACACCGCAACCCTCTTCGAGGGCCGCGTGACGCAGTTTGGCCCCACGCCGCAGGTTTATCGGCGCCCGCAGGATCTCATCACGGCCCGGGTCTTCTCCGATCCGCCGCTCAACATGCTGGGCGCCCGGGTGGCAGGAGGCGCCGTGGCGCTGGATACGGGTGGAGAGATCCGCGCGACGGGCGCCTTCGCGCAGGTGCCCGACGGTAGGTATACGGTCGGGTTCCGCGCCCACCATCTCGGGCTCGAGCGAGTATCGGACGATGCCGTTCCCATTCCGGCGATCGTTGCGGTGGTGGAGATCACCGGGTCGGAGAGCTTCATCCATCTGGAAGCCGGGCGCCATCGGTTCGTCGCACTGGTGCCGGGCGTGAAGCGCCTTGATCCGGGTGCGTCGGTCACGGCCTATCTCGATCCGCGCCACCTGTTCCTGTTCGACGAAGCGGGGCGCCTCGCGTCGGCGGATGCCGCGCAACAGGCCGCGTGA